CTGACAAGGAACAAACACCAAACACGGATTATCTGTCCACTTCATAGGTGATTCCAATTCCAAGACTGTTTTAggaattattactattattattattattactattattattattattattcgcTTACCATTTTTCAGATTACTATAGAAAGATGCTTAACAATGTGTGTTTAAACTACATAACAATTTTGCTTAGTAATGTTTGTTGTACCTAAGTGTAATGTGTCATAGACATCTCCTTCTTTTCGGTCTTCTGAGATGAATCTGCGTCCCTCTAGACCCCCCAGAAAGAAACAGATAAGAAATGAAATCTACATTAGTCATTCAATATGAATGAATCTACACACAATTTGTAATATACCCAGTATAAACTCATTCCTTTCACAATAAAGAGCTGTTTTTATTCAGTTACAGCAGTCTGTAGAAGTATTTCACATTTAAATTCTGCCTTGTTTATCTTCACATTATGACTGGCATGGAATAAAACAAacttcctttttaaataaaatgttatgatTATATTAGActatatattgtgtatttattcatatgattattttacatattacaTAATGTTGTATCTATAAAGGCATGGGATCAGTAATTAAATACATACGAGTGCCCTTGAGGTACAACATAGCCTGCGGGGTCCAGTTTCTCCGTTGGAAAGAGCCCTTTAatgaagaaacaaagaaaatgatttTGCTTCATCTAAGAGCTGTACATTTTATTCTTAGGCTTTGTAATCCTGCCCTGTTAGCTAAAAATCAGTCATTTTCAGAGAACAGAAATAAAGCAGCTTTACCTTCGGTGCACTCCACGACTGTGCAATAAAGGACGCCAGTAGTAAAAGGGTGAGTACATAACTTAATGTGATGGTCCTCAAACCCTGAGGGATATAGGAAATATGAACAAACTCTTTAATTCCCATTTCTCACAGCTACATCCTTCTCAGAGAAACACTCAATCTGACGTGTTCTGATTAACGCAATACGCACTTGTTTACTTATTTTACAACCTAAAATGAATTCATAACCTTGATACTTTTGTGCTAAATAGCATATTATGGCTATATCTGTAGATACAGACCTGtatgtaaaaacatgttttgcatCAGCAATTGATGcataaaatgacataaaatctTCGGCTACCTTTAAGAATTGCAGAATTCTAGAAAGTAATTTActgtaatgtttttatcttcTAATTTTCATTAATGCATCCAGATGAAAACTGTATTCACTTTTCTACATTGCAAATTTGTCTGTATAGTACCCCTATAAAGAGGTGAAACTATgctggaaaaaggaaaaaaaacgcTTCATATGCAGATTTTCCAACTGAATGaaaccaaaatgtttttgtgaattGTACTTACTTTCATGGTGTCAGAGATCTTTTGAGCCTGGTGTCCAACAGAGACGATGAGAGGGTAAATGCTTCTAGGTAATTGCTCGCTCTCCATGTATTTATATCCTCTGTGGCGGGGAACCCTCTGTGCTCCACCAGTTGGGCAGCAGCCATAGGTCACGCCATTTTGATGAAATGGGGGCGGTTGGGAAAGTGAATGAACGGAGCCATCGATCAATTCTGCTCCTTTCATTGAGAGCGGTagtgtactgtacatttttctGAATTTAAACAGCTGCCATTAGCACTTTCAGCTCCCTGGTGCAGTTTTTCAAAATGACTGATGTTTGAGCTGCAGGTCGTTATTGTGAAATGTGAATTGGCTCTTGGTGGTGTCGTCACTGTCAATATGAGCAGTAATATTCTCCCCTCTGTGgaaatattgatttgtttgcaCCTTGCTCACTGGCGCAGAACGCGCAGAGCTGGATTTTATGACTCAAAATGCCACACTTCCAATGAATAGAACGATAGTGATATCATTAACTGCCAGGGCTGATACCACATATGGTAAAGAGATAGGTCAGTGAGGTCACGAGTCCAAGTACccccacctacacacacatacatacctaATTCCATTCCATGAAGACAACTTCTGAGGGAGATCTAAGTTGTGGTTTAAAgatacaaaatacagaaaatctagttaagatgtttttctttctattgttttttaattcaaaaattATCTTTAATGCTCACCATGTATACAGTTCATTGGTTCACTATACTGTCAGCAAAACATCTTTTCCAGAGCTAATAGGGGAGACCGGGGAGTGGTGTAACACTGGGTTAGCTGTAACACTTTCAGTATATCAGAAAACAACTGCGGTGATGTCATGAATATCGTAGACTCCAATTTAATTTTCAAGCTCACATGAGAAGTGACATGTCTCTGTTAGCAGCACTGtgaattttaaaagcaaaaatctgattttc
This portion of the Micropterus dolomieu isolate WLL.071019.BEF.003 ecotype Adirondacks unplaced genomic scaffold, ASM2129224v1 contig_5400, whole genome shotgun sequence genome encodes:
- the LOC123964785 gene encoding spexin-like, with the protein product MYSTLPLSMKGAELIDGSVHSLSQPPPFHQNGVTYGCCPTGGAQRVPRHRGYKYMESEQLPRSIYPLIVSVGHQAQKISDTMKGLRTITLSYVLTLLLLASFIAQSWSAPKGSFQRRNWTPQAMLYLKGTQGRRFISEDRKEGDVYDTLHLETRSQNTEKLSVDQAATVLLNFLQQTREGADENPNDVYFQELPVWKREYF